In the genome of Acidobacteriota bacterium, one region contains:
- a CDS encoding SDR family NAD(P)-dependent oxidoreductase, whose amino-acid sequence MPRTVLVTGAAGFIGSHLVDRLLARGDRVVGLDNFDDFYPAETKRRNVAGALRSARFRLVEGDVRDAKALDALFASERFDAVVHLAARAGVRPSLAQPALYADVNVRGTTVLFEAARRAKVRRIVFASSSSVYGGNEKVPFSEEDPVERPISPYAATKRATELIAWTFHHLYGMDAIGLRFFTVYGPRQRPEMAIHKFTRLIDEGRPVPMYGDGSSRRDYTYIDDCIDGVVAALDRAAGFRMYNLGEARTVALSELVGLIGRALGREPEIEPLPPQPGDVPVTFADISRARSELGYDPRVPIEEGIARFVRWYRDRRGGDGS is encoded by the coding sequence ATGCCTCGGACCGTTCTCGTGACCGGCGCGGCCGGGTTCATCGGGTCGCACCTCGTCGATCGCCTGCTGGCCCGCGGCGACCGGGTGGTCGGGCTGGACAACTTCGACGACTTCTATCCCGCCGAGACGAAGCGGCGGAACGTGGCGGGGGCGCTGCGCTCCGCCCGGTTCCGGCTGGTGGAAGGGGACGTGCGCGACGCGAAGGCGCTCGACGCGCTGTTCGCCTCGGAGCGCTTCGACGCCGTCGTCCACCTCGCCGCGCGCGCGGGCGTCCGGCCGTCGCTGGCGCAGCCGGCGCTGTACGCGGACGTGAACGTCCGCGGGACGACGGTCCTGTTCGAGGCGGCGCGCCGGGCGAAGGTCCGCCGCATCGTGTTCGCCTCGTCCAGCAGCGTCTACGGGGGTAACGAGAAGGTTCCCTTCTCCGAGGAGGATCCGGTCGAGCGGCCGATCTCCCCCTACGCGGCGACGAAGCGGGCGACGGAGCTGATCGCGTGGACGTTCCACCATCTGTACGGGATGGATGCGATCGGGCTCCGGTTCTTCACCGTCTACGGCCCGCGGCAGCGGCCCGAGATGGCGATCCACAAGTTCACCCGCCTCATCGACGAGGGCCGGCCGGTGCCGATGTACGGCGACGGCTCCAGCCGGCGGGACTACACCTACATCGACGATTGCATCGACGGGGTCGTCGCCGCGCTCGACCGCGCCGCGGGCTTCCGGATGTACAACCTCGGCGAAGCGCGCACGGTCGCGCTGTCGGAGCTGGTCGGCCTCATCGGCCGGGCCCTGGGGCGCGAGCCGGAGATCGAGCCGCTGCCGCCCCAGCCGGGGGACGTCCCGGTGACCTTCGCCGACATCTCGCGGGCCCGGTCCGAGCTGGGCTACGATCCGCGGGTCCCGATCGAGGAGGGGATCGCCCGCTTCGTGCGCTGGTACCGCGACCGGCGCGGGGGTGACGGATCATGA